A single region of the Lotus japonicus ecotype B-129 chromosome 4, LjGifu_v1.2 genome encodes:
- the LOC130715015 gene encoding disease resistance protein RPS2-like, giving the protein MDTLKEKYTFSYKPELLRLFGLRDFICLLLSYPVKLEEEGIFKEWTNAFPKWRARLLTAISSDEHGVIDKPWWVLTERALRCMEGFLPIEMISQIRHNGRIFFNRNGAIPEAILDLTVDLAAGQLIQTLFSIDDFAPNTRYIRLSTKNFDEKRSALSKIAAALEDKHMKFGIDKDFLRVIWIDASTYDGDSEVRVQEEINKMVGVVTEEMTGNRYLVILVDRDSDKKLDPRNVLLPAGTVLLITTEPLAQAQEGDEFAIACTIDLNIRTQDHLLSWEVFCSHAGSVMIHSSRAIQEIAERIVKECHGHLLAIVLVAKSLKNAKDVKQWELAFAKLIHTNPSYDYLESDQIGISRAMVNAFVNIIWADINKMQKLFLEASSFVYNIKSGVPGGTFTSTWVNAKLLHTPEATYSMRRLLDCSVLLRCKGDNVRLPIEIYDMIVSLHKLYPSIIRNGALGLTEPPHVGQWHGLIQLELMNNEISELPQSPYCPELRVLLLQGNADLMDIPDSFFNHMPLLICLDLSYTSIRDLPPSISNLKELKNFYLRGCDLFMELTPEIGQLKNLEELDLDGTFITYLPEYIGKLINLKRLTLCFERYHHGKKGNQISNSTLIPLGVISNLVQLNYLSINVDPEDERWDENVLGILVEILELEMLKWVSIYIPKVDIMDFIPPHKSLDFRLVVGHHMQRFISRVIPEVEEQFKYNDSSIKFVNGVSVPNGVKINLSRFKALYLDRHMTLKSLSEFHLKNLNMLQLCILAECNEMETVFDASSSDNDQVNILAECNEMETVVDTNDCLVLESLNVFYMKNLRSICEGTPLHCLKSLRLHTCPMLTTIFSLSFIHSLSVLEELIIEDCPKVTTLISHHLSEHEAHIFLPRLRMISLLYLPALVSIFNGFHVEHGLEKMGFYYCPKLQTLSKSELSSKRSLRVIKGESKWWEALKWNEAEWGCADQPSFLDQIFSPINEEADIMTQLAARDYEDQYERERKQFVPPPLILNNELRKSRKRTRETRPVIFQYNNPSEFWKAVERLTGVPSGNIGDTCLTGVPSVNVGDTSDTSALTDCLRDMEVE; this is encoded by the exons ATGGATACTCTGAAAGAAAAATATACATTTTCATACAAACCGGAGCTGTTGCGTTTGTTTGGTCTAAGGGATTTTATCTGTCTCTTGTTGAGTTACCCTGTCAAATTAGAAGAGGAAGGCATATTCAAGGAATGGACTAATGCATTCCCTAAATGGAGAGCTCGATTACTCACAGCAATATCATCTGATGAACACGGTGTGATAGACAAACCATGGTGGGTACTGACTGAGAGGGCACTGAGATGCATGGAAGGGTTTCTGCCCATTGAAATGATAAGTCAAATCAGACATAATGGGAGGATATTCTTCAACCGTAACGGTGCAATACCAGAAGCTATTCTTGATTTAACTGTTGATCTTGCAGCTGGCCAACTGATTCAAACCTTGTTCTCTATAGATGATTTTGCACCCAATACACGCTATATCAGGTTGTCAACCAAAAACTTTGATGAAAAAAGATCTGCTTTGAGCAAAATAGCAGCAGCCTTGGAAGACAAGCACATGAAGTTTGGAATTGATAAAGATTTTCTTAGAGTCATATGGATCGATGCCTCAACATATGACGGTGATTCCGAGGTTCGAGTTCAAGAAGAGATCAACAAGATGGTAGGTGTAGTGACGGAAGAGATGACGGGCAACAGATATTTGGTGATTCTAGTGGATAGAGACAGTGACAAGAAGCTAGATCCCAGAAATGTGCTTCTTCCAGCTGGAACTGTGCTGTTAATAACAACTGAACCATTAGCACAGGCACAAGAGGGTGATGAATTTGCAATTGCGTGCACAATTGATTTAAATATCAGGACCCAGGATCATCTGTTGTCTTGGGAAGTCTTTTGCAGCCATGCAGGCAGTGTCATGATCCATTCATCGAGGGCTATTCAGGAAATTGCAGAGCGAATAGTCAAGGAATGTCATGGTCACCTTCTTGCCATTGTCCTTGTGGCAAAGTCGCTGAAGAATGCGAAAGATGTTAAACAGTGGGAGCTTGCATTTGCCAAATTAATCCACACGAATCCTTCCTATGATTATCTAGAGAGTGATCAAATTGGCATTAGTAGAGCCATGGTCAATGCATTCGTCAATATCATTTGGGCGGACATTAATAAGATGCAAAAGCTTTTCCTCGAAGCCAGTTCATTTGTGTACAACATAAAAAGTGGGGTGCCAGGTGGCACCTTCACGTCTACTTGGGTTAATGCTAAATTATTGCACACGCCAGAAGCAACATATAGCATGAGAAGGCTTCTAGACTGTTCAGTCTTATTGCGGTGTAAAGGTGACAATGTCCGTTTGCCAATAGAAATATATGATATGATTGTATCATTACACAAGTTGTACCCTTCCATCATAAGGAATGGTGCTTTAGGATTGACAGAGCCGCCACATGTTGGACAATGGCATGGTCTTATTCAACTTGAATTGATGAACAATGAAATATCTGAGCTACCACAATCACCATATTGCCCTGAACTTAGAGTGTTGTTGTTGCAAGGAAATGCTGATTTGATGGATATTCCAGACTCATTTTTCAACCACATGCCTCTGCTTATATGCTTGGACTTATCCTACACTAGTATAAGGGATTTGCCCCCTTCTATCTCCAATTTGAAAGAGCTTAAGAACTTTTATCTCAGAGGTTGTGATCTCTTTATGGAACTAACACCGGAAATTGGACAACTGAAGAATCTTGAAGAGCTTGATCTTGATGGGACTTTTATAACATATCTGCCAGAATATATCGGAAAATTGATCAACCTGAAAAGATTGACCCTCTGCTTTGAGAGATACCATCATGGCAAAAAAGGCAATCAGATTTCCAACTCCACACTTATTCCTCTTGGAGTGATATCAAATCTGGTTCAATTGAATTATCTAAGCATCAATGTTGACCCTGAAGATGAGCGATGGGACGAGAATGTTCTTGGCATTTTGGTCGAAATTTTAGAATTGGAGATGTTGAAGTGGGTCAGCATATATATCCCAAAGGTTGACATTATGGACTTCATTCCTCCCCACAAATCTCTCGATTTCAGATTGGTTGTTGGTCATCATATGCAGCGTTTCATATCACGTGTAATTCCTGAAGTGGAGGAACAATTCAAATACAATGATAGCAGTATAAAATTTGTAAATGGTGTAAGTGTACCAAATGGGGTGAAGATCAATCTTTCACGTTTCAAGGCTTTATATTTGGATAGACATATGACCCTCAAGAGTCTCTCCGAATTCCACTTGAAGAATTTAAACATGTTGCAACTTTGCATCTTGGCAGAATGTAATGAAATGGAAACCGTGTTTGACGCAAGTTCTTCAGATAATGACCAAGTTAACATATTGGCAGAATGTAATGAAATGGAGACAGTTGTTGATACAAATGACTGTCTTGTGTTGGAGTCCTTGAATGTATTCTATATGAAGAATTTAAGAAGCATTTGCGAAGGGACTCCATTGCATTGCTTGAAGTCTTTGAGATTGCACACTTGCCCCATGTTAACTACCATCTTCTCCTTAAGTTTTATCCACAGTCTTTCCGTTTTGGAGGAGCTTATCATTGAAGACTGTCCAAAAGTAACCACCCTTATAAGTCATCACTTGTCAGAACATGAAGCACATATTTTCCTCCCTCGTTTGAGAATGATATCACTTCTCTATCTTCCGGCATTGGTCAGCATCTTTAATGGCTTCCATGTTGAACATGGTTTGGAAAAAATGGGATTTTATTACTGCCCAAAACTCCAAACTCTTTCCAAATCAGAGTTATCAAGCAAAAGATCTCTGAGAGTTATCAAAGGAGAAAGCAAATGGTGGGAAGCATTAAAATGGAATGAAGCAGAATGGGGATGCGCGGACCAACCCAGTTTTCTTGATCAAATATTTTCCCCAATTAATGAGGAGGCTGACATAATGACCCAACTAGCTGCACGTGACTATGAGGACCAG tatgaaagagaaagaaagcaatTTGTTCCACCACCTCtcatattaaacaacgaattgCGTAAGAGCCGAAAGCGGACACGTGAGACACGTCCCGTAATCTTTCAGTACAACAACCCCAGCGAATTCTGGAAAGCCGTCGAGCGCCTCACTGGAGTACCCTCTGGCAACATCGGTGACACTTGCCTCACTGGAGTACCCTCTGTCAACGTCGGTGACACTTCCGACACAAGTGCGTTGACAGATTGTTTGAGAGACATGGAAGTGGAATGA
- the LOC130715017 gene encoding ADP-ribosylation factor GTPase-activating protein AGD12-like — protein sequence MAMSNKRLEFGRPVSSKRRLKDLLVQKDNRFCADCNAPDPKWASANIGVFVCLKCCGVHRSLGTHISRILSVTLDEWSSDEIDGMMEVGGNASANSIYEAYFPEGYTKPGPDASHEERAKFIRSKYEHQEFLKPSLRIVSGKGSTQSNRQSSFSKRIIDSFRITKSSPNMEGMVEFIGMLKVKVIKGTNLAIRDMMTSDPYVVLKLGQQTVQTTVVKSNLNPVWNEELMLSVPQQFGPIDLKVFDHDYFSADDIMGEAEIDLQPLITSAMAFGDAGMFDDMQIGKWLKSNDNALVGDSTVNILDGKVKQEMTLKLQNVESGELDLELEWIPLDH from the exons ATGGCAATGAGCAATAAACGGTTGGAATTTGGGAGGCCTGTCTCAA GTAAAAGAAGATTGAAGGATTTATTGGTCCAAAAAGATAATCGCTTTTGTGCTGATTGTAATGCTCCAGATCCTAAATGGGC GTCAGCCAATATTGGAGTGTTTGTATGCTTAAAATGTTGCGGTGTGCACAGAAGTCTTGGTACTCATATTTCAAGG ATTTTGTCTGTGACACTGGATGAATGGTCAAGTGATGAAATAGATGGAATGATGGAAGTAGGAGGAAATGCTTCTGCTAATTCAATTTATGAGGCTTATTTTCCAGAAGGATATACAAAACCTGGACCAGATGCCAGTCATGAGGAGCGCGCAAAATTCATCCG GTCAAAGTACGAGCATCAAGAATTTTTGAAGCCTAGTTTGCGCATTGTGTCAGGAAAAGGGTCAACACAAAGCAATCGGCAATCAAGTTTCTCCAAAAGGATTATAGATAGTTTTCGAATTACCAAGAGCTCACCGAACATG GAAGGAATGGTAGAATTTATTGGAATGTTGAAGGTGAAAGTGATTAAAGGCACAAATTTAGCAATCAGAGATATGATGACAAGCGATCCATATGTTGTCTTGAAACTTGGCCAGCAG ACTGTTCAGACAACTGTAGTAAAGAGTAATTTGAATCCTGTCTGGAATGAGGAACTTATGCTATCTGTTCCTCAGCAATTTGGACCAATTGATTTG AAGGTGTTTGATCATGACTATTTTTCAGCTGATGACATAATGGGAGAAGCAGAGATTGATCTTCAACCCCTGATAACATCTGCAATGGCATTCGGAGATGCCGGAATGTTCGACGATATGCAGATAGGAAAATGGCTGAAATCCAATGACAATGCACTTGTAGGAGATAGCACTGTCAACATTCTTGATGGTAAGGTTAAACAAGAGATGACACTGAAGCTTCAGAACGTTGAATCTGGAGAATTAGACTTAGAACTCGAGTGGATACCCCTTGATCATTAA
- the LOC130711904 gene encoding uncharacterized protein LOC130711904, which yields MAVTLAVFLILILAGDSSGRELRPSDHGLVFQSLQPAGPHSSPEMKSFFNTANSSPTMSSNSDVALPRAITSGVASPPSLQRVSGDGGGDRVGRALTVASLVCGIAGAALLVGSCLIYVFKYRKGKQNAAFRGGVENENNNNHCDLENDDNSKLQLVVLNP from the coding sequence ATGGCAGTTACTCTCGCCGTCTTCCTCATCCTCATTCTCGCCGGAGATTCCTCCGGCAGAGAGCTCCGACCATCAGACCACGGCCTCGTCTTCCAGAGCTTGCAGCCGGCGGGGCCACATTCCTCACCGGAGATGAAATCCTTCTTCAACACCGCCAACTCGTCGCCGACGATGTCGTCCAACTCCGACGTGGCACTGCCGAGGGCAATAACCTCCGGCGTCGCGTCGCCGCCTTCTTTGCAGAGAGTCTCCGGCGATGGCGGCGGCGACCGAGTTGGGAGGGCGCTGACGGTGGCGAGCCTGGTCTGCGGAATCGCCGGTGCGGCTCTGCTGGTGGGTTCTTGCTTGATTTATGTGTTCAAGTATCGGAAGGGGAAACAAAACGCAGCGTTTCGTGGTGGTGTTGAAAATgagaataataataatcattGTGATTTAGAAAATGATGATAACAGCAAATTGCAATTAGTGGTACTCAACCCGTGA
- the LOC130711990 gene encoding nuclear transcription factor Y subunit A-7-like isoform X1 translates to MFGHSVARDLGIMASAHDLTDNEDDEQEQSESPVQSSSANGISDPGIGTQNIQYATPGQLGTGHPMVPPVYPYPDPYCRSIFAPYETQPYPPQPYGGQPMAHLQLMGIQQAGVPLPTDAVEEPVFVNAKQYHGILRRRQSRAKAESEKKVIRNRKPYLHESRHLHALRRARGCSGRFLNAKKDEDQQDDVESPDKSQSKINLNCDKNDPKSSDRTSLN, encoded by the exons AT GTTTGGGCACAGCGTCGCACGTGACTTAGGAATCATGGCCTCTGCTCATGACCTCACtg ataatgaagatgatgagcaGGAGCAGTCAGAATCACCAGTGCAATCTTCATCTGCAAATGGAATTTCTGATCCAGGTATAGGTACCCAGAATATTCAATATGCAACACCTGGCCAGCTTGGAACTGGGCATCCTATG GTGCCACCTGTTTATCCATATCCAGATCCTTACTGTAGAAGCATCTTTGCTCCCTACGAGACACAACCTTATCCCCCACAACCCTATGGTGGACAGCCAATG GCCCATCTTCAGTTAATGGGAATTCAGCAAGCTGGCGTTCCTCTTCCAACTGATGCAGTTGAGGAGCCTGTATTTGTCAATGCAAAACAATATCATGGAATATTAAGACGTAGACAATCCCGTGCCAAAGCTGAATCAGAAAAGAAAGTTATAAGGAATCGGAAG CCATACTTGCATGAATCTCGACATTTGCATGCTCTTAGGAGAGCAAGAGGATGTAGCGGTCGATTTCTGAATGCAAAGAAAGATGAGGATCAACAAGATGATGTGGAATCACCTGACAAATCACAGTCCAAGATCAATCTCAATTGTGATAAAAATGATCCTAAATCATCAGATAGGACATCCTTGAACTAG
- the LOC130711990 gene encoding nuclear transcription factor Y subunit A-7-like isoform X2 yields MASAHDLTDNEDDEQEQSESPVQSSSANGISDPGIGTQNIQYATPGQLGTGHPMVPPVYPYPDPYCRSIFAPYETQPYPPQPYGGQPMAHLQLMGIQQAGVPLPTDAVEEPVFVNAKQYHGILRRRQSRAKAESEKKVIRNRKPYLHESRHLHALRRARGCSGRFLNAKKDEDQQDDVESPDKSQSKINLNCDKNDPKSSDRTSLN; encoded by the exons ATGGCCTCTGCTCATGACCTCACtg ataatgaagatgatgagcaGGAGCAGTCAGAATCACCAGTGCAATCTTCATCTGCAAATGGAATTTCTGATCCAGGTATAGGTACCCAGAATATTCAATATGCAACACCTGGCCAGCTTGGAACTGGGCATCCTATG GTGCCACCTGTTTATCCATATCCAGATCCTTACTGTAGAAGCATCTTTGCTCCCTACGAGACACAACCTTATCCCCCACAACCCTATGGTGGACAGCCAATG GCCCATCTTCAGTTAATGGGAATTCAGCAAGCTGGCGTTCCTCTTCCAACTGATGCAGTTGAGGAGCCTGTATTTGTCAATGCAAAACAATATCATGGAATATTAAGACGTAGACAATCCCGTGCCAAAGCTGAATCAGAAAAGAAAGTTATAAGGAATCGGAAG CCATACTTGCATGAATCTCGACATTTGCATGCTCTTAGGAGAGCAAGAGGATGTAGCGGTCGATTTCTGAATGCAAAGAAAGATGAGGATCAACAAGATGATGTGGAATCACCTGACAAATCACAGTCCAAGATCAATCTCAATTGTGATAAAAATGATCCTAAATCATCAGATAGGACATCCTTGAACTAG
- the LOC130715578 gene encoding uncharacterized protein LOC130715578, with the protein MTTTDASAFDSCCYHHKNENDGDYGLHTTATKVKQLFESLCKELDMQYPTEEERHKRFGIKAWAEIPKPTPFVGGAADCFRKLPKEILESEFQRWCDAYSVSYPSEPEKLYRSRVFKENFALMGSMACTQYILHHFRGFGVGSYADRTFDEMKRLEEEKATGYGSFLCFIWNKLIYIFSGRGL; encoded by the coding sequence ATGACGACCACAGACGCTTCAGCTTTCGACTCCTGTTGTTACCATCACAAGAATGAGAATGATGGCGACTACGGTCTCCATACTACTGCAACAAAagtcaaacaactgtttgaaagccTTTGCAAGGAATTAGACATGCAATATCCAACAGAGGAAGAGAGACACAAGCGCTTCGGCATCAAAGCTTGGGCTGAAATACCCAAGCCTACCCCGTTTGTAGGAGGCGCAGCCGATTGTTTTCGCAAACTTCCTAAAGAAATTCTCGAGTCTGAATTTCAACGGTGGTGCGATGCATATTCCGTATCATATCCATCGGAACCAGAGAAACTCTACAGGTCCCGTGTCTTCAAGGAAAACTTTGCATTGATGGGAAGCATGGCTTGTACGCAATACATACTCCATCATTTTCGTGGGTTCGGCGTTGGGAGTTATGCTGATCGAACCTTTGATGAAATGAAACGCCTAGAGGAGGAAAAAGCCACTGGATATGGTTCTTTTCTGTGTTTCATTTGGAAtaaattgatatatattttttctggGAGAGGGCTATAA